In a single window of the Streptomyces sp. HUAS ZL42 genome:
- the legP gene encoding Dot/Icm T4SS effector Zinc-dependent metalloprotease LegP: MAADTAEPAAAGFGFGPYQVGPEVQAGLVQLAGKGPKAVQYTEVDGQPVFEGDIVLDLIEAKQVAAEEVVALLESGVIIPGRQFRWPNGLVPFEIDPNLPDQGRVTGAIDHWQRNTRIRFVRRTAQNRAQFPDFIRFVPGSGCSSAVGRRGNVQQITLGSGCELGAAIHEIGHAVGLWHEQSREDRDQFVTVNWANIQQGMAHNFNQHITDGDDVGAYDYHSIMHYPRWAFSNNGQDTIVPRQNVEIGQRQGLSPGDCLAVRTMYANLESPARFSGVQFTGTVPAGQVGRWFTHSWPAHWYVHWTVVPTAPVVDGNAQIESWVQVTRQSGGLLKYFLNIRNLTGGPVDVQARYDVLGWGANAT; encoded by the coding sequence ATGGCAGCCGATACGGCCGAGCCGGCCGCCGCCGGTTTCGGGTTCGGGCCCTATCAGGTCGGACCCGAGGTACAGGCGGGTCTGGTCCAACTGGCGGGCAAGGGGCCGAAGGCGGTCCAGTACACCGAGGTCGACGGGCAGCCCGTGTTCGAGGGCGACATCGTCCTCGACCTGATCGAGGCCAAGCAGGTCGCCGCCGAGGAAGTGGTGGCGCTCCTGGAGAGCGGGGTCATCATCCCCGGCCGGCAGTTCCGCTGGCCGAACGGCCTCGTGCCGTTCGAGATCGACCCGAACCTGCCCGACCAGGGCCGGGTCACCGGCGCGATCGACCACTGGCAGCGCAACACCCGCATCCGCTTCGTCCGGCGCACGGCCCAGAACCGGGCCCAGTTCCCGGACTTCATCCGGTTCGTCCCGGGCAGCGGCTGCAGCTCCGCAGTGGGCCGGCGTGGCAACGTCCAGCAGATCACGCTGGGTTCGGGCTGCGAACTGGGCGCCGCGATCCACGAGATCGGGCACGCGGTCGGATTGTGGCACGAGCAGAGCCGGGAGGACCGGGACCAGTTCGTCACCGTCAACTGGGCCAACATCCAGCAGGGAATGGCCCACAACTTCAACCAGCACATCACCGACGGCGACGACGTCGGCGCGTACGACTACCACTCGATCATGCACTATCCGCGCTGGGCGTTCTCGAACAACGGCCAGGACACCATCGTGCCCCGGCAGAACGTCGAGATCGGCCAGCGGCAGGGGCTCAGCCCCGGCGACTGCCTCGCCGTACGGACGATGTACGCGAACCTGGAGTCGCCGGCCCGTTTCTCGGGCGTGCAGTTCACGGGGACCGTCCCTGCCGGGCAGGTCGGACGGTGGTTCACGCACAGCTGGCCGGCGCACTGGTACGTCCACTGGACGGTCGTGCCGACGGCGCCCGTGGTGGACGGGAACGCGCAGATCGAGTCGTGGGTCCAGGTGACCCGGCAGTCAGGTGGACTGCTCAAGTACTTCCTCAACATCCGCAATCTGACCGGCGGTCCGGTCGACGTCCAGGCCCGCTACGACGTGCTGGGCTGGGGCGCCAACGCGACCTGA
- a CDS encoding acyl-CoA dehydrogenase family protein has translation MDLAHSPAEDAFRGEARAWLRAHVPSEPLPSLETEEGFAAHRAWEAELAADRWSVVNWPTRYGGRDSGLLRWLIFEEEYYAAGAPGRVGQNGINLLAPTLFDHGTEEQRTRVLPPMACGEVVWAQAWSEPEAGSDLASLTSRAVRTDGGWLLGGQKTWSSRAAFADRAFGLFRSEPNTPRPHQGLTYVMFDLRAPGVTVRPIGRLDGKPAFAELFLDDVFVPDEDVIGEPGQGWRVAMSTAANERGLTLRSPGRFLASADRLLNLWLTHGSPAATRDRVADALIGARAYQLFTYAAASRFLEGDPLGPESSLNKVFWSEYDIALHETALDLLGGEGEPADTDWSERYVFALAGPIYAGTNEIQRDLIAERLLGLPKGRR, from the coding sequence GTGGACCTCGCCCATTCCCCCGCCGAGGACGCCTTCCGCGGCGAGGCCCGCGCATGGCTGCGCGCCCATGTGCCGTCCGAGCCGCTCCCCTCCCTGGAGACCGAGGAGGGCTTCGCCGCCCACCGCGCCTGGGAGGCCGAACTGGCCGCCGACCGCTGGTCGGTGGTGAACTGGCCGACGCGGTACGGCGGGAGGGACTCCGGCCTGCTCCGGTGGCTGATCTTCGAGGAGGAGTACTACGCGGCGGGCGCTCCGGGACGCGTCGGCCAGAACGGCATCAACCTCCTCGCCCCGACCCTCTTCGACCACGGCACGGAAGAACAGAGAACCCGTGTCCTCCCGCCCATGGCCTGCGGCGAGGTCGTCTGGGCGCAGGCGTGGTCGGAGCCCGAGGCCGGGTCCGACCTGGCCTCCCTCACGTCCCGGGCCGTGCGCACGGACGGCGGATGGCTGCTCGGCGGCCAGAAGACCTGGTCGTCGCGCGCGGCGTTCGCGGACCGCGCGTTCGGCCTGTTCCGCAGCGAACCGAACACCCCGAGACCCCACCAGGGCCTGACGTACGTCATGTTCGACCTGCGCGCCCCCGGCGTCACGGTCCGCCCGATCGGGCGCCTCGACGGGAAACCCGCCTTCGCCGAGCTGTTCCTGGACGACGTCTTCGTGCCCGACGAGGACGTGATCGGCGAGCCGGGCCAGGGCTGGCGGGTGGCGATGTCGACGGCCGCCAACGAGCGCGGTCTCACCCTCCGCTCCCCCGGCCGATTCCTCGCCTCCGCCGACCGGCTGCTGAATCTGTGGCTGACGCACGGCAGCCCGGCAGCGACCCGCGACCGGGTGGCCGACGCGCTGATCGGCGCCCGCGCCTACCAGCTCTTCACGTACGCGGCCGCCTCCCGCTTCCTGGAGGGCGACCCGCTCGGCCCGGAGTCCAGCCTGAACAAGGTCTTCTGGTCCGAGTACGACATCGCGCTGCACGAAACGGCGCTCGATCTCCTCGGCGGGGAGGGCGAGCCGGCGGACACGGACTGGTCCGAGCGGTACGTCTTCGCACTCGCGGGCCCCATCTACGCCGGCACGAACGAGATCCAGCGCGACCTCATCGCCGAGCGGCTGCTCGGCCTGCCGAAGGGACGCCGCTGA
- a CDS encoding glutamate synthase subunit beta yields MADPKGFLNHGREVAKSRPVQERVKDWNEVYVPGSLLPIISKQASRCMDCGIPFCHNGCPLGNLIPEWNDYAYREDWSAASERLHATNNFPEFTGRLCPAPCESACVLGINQPAVTIKNVEVSIIDKAWDAGTVAPQAPERLSGKTVAVIGSGPAGLAAAQQLTRAGHTVAVYERADRIGGLLRYGIPEFKMEKRHINRRIEQMRAEGTRFRTGIEIGRDLKATDLKKRYDAIVIAAGATTARDLPVPGRELKGVYQAMEYLPLANKVQEGDYVTAPISAEGKHVVVIGGGDTGADCVGTAHRQGAASVTQLEIMPRPNDERNALAQPWPTFPMLYKVTSAHEEGGERVYSVSTTHFEGDEDGNVQWLHMAEVEFVDGKLTQKPGTERKIPAQLVTLAMGFTGTDRENGLVEQFGLDLDERGNIARDADFQTNVPGVFVAGDAGRGQSLIVWAIAEGRSAARGCDRFLTGASDLPAPIRPTDRALMV; encoded by the coding sequence ATGGCTGACCCGAAGGGCTTCCTGAACCACGGCCGTGAGGTCGCCAAGTCCCGCCCCGTCCAGGAGCGCGTCAAGGACTGGAACGAGGTCTACGTCCCCGGCTCGCTGCTGCCGATCATCAGCAAGCAGGCCAGCCGGTGCATGGACTGCGGCATCCCGTTCTGCCACAACGGCTGTCCGCTGGGGAACCTGATCCCCGAGTGGAACGACTACGCCTACCGCGAGGACTGGTCGGCGGCGAGCGAGCGCCTGCACGCCACGAACAACTTCCCGGAGTTCACGGGCCGCCTGTGCCCCGCTCCCTGTGAGTCGGCGTGCGTGCTCGGCATCAACCAGCCGGCCGTCACCATCAAGAACGTCGAGGTCTCCATCATCGACAAGGCGTGGGACGCGGGCACCGTCGCCCCGCAGGCCCCGGAGCGCCTGTCCGGCAAGACCGTCGCGGTCATCGGCTCGGGCCCGGCGGGCCTGGCCGCCGCCCAGCAGCTCACGCGGGCGGGCCACACCGTCGCCGTCTACGAGCGCGCGGACCGCATCGGAGGCCTTCTCCGGTACGGCATCCCCGAGTTCAAGATGGAGAAGCGGCACATCAACCGCCGTATCGAGCAGATGCGCGCGGAGGGCACCCGCTTCCGTACCGGCATCGAGATCGGCCGCGACCTCAAGGCGACCGACCTGAAGAAGCGGTACGACGCGATCGTCATCGCCGCCGGCGCGACGACCGCCCGTGACCTCCCGGTCCCCGGCCGTGAGCTCAAGGGCGTCTACCAGGCGATGGAGTACCTGCCGCTGGCCAACAAGGTCCAGGAGGGCGACTACGTCACCGCTCCGATCTCGGCCGAGGGCAAGCACGTCGTGGTCATCGGGGGTGGCGACACCGGCGCCGACTGCGTGGGCACCGCCCACCGCCAGGGCGCGGCCTCCGTCACGCAGCTGGAGATCATGCCCCGCCCGAACGACGAGCGGAACGCGCTCGCCCAGCCGTGGCCGACCTTCCCGATGCTCTACAAGGTCACCTCCGCGCACGAGGAGGGCGGTGAGCGGGTCTACTCCGTCTCCACCACCCACTTCGAGGGCGACGAGGACGGCAACGTCCAGTGGCTGCACATGGCCGAGGTCGAGTTCGTCGACGGCAAGCTGACCCAGAAGCCGGGCACGGAGCGCAAGATCCCCGCCCAGCTGGTCACCCTCGCCATGGGCTTCACCGGCACCGACCGTGAGAACGGCCTGGTCGAGCAGTTCGGCCTGGACCTCGACGAGCGTGGCAACATCGCCCGCGACGCCGACTTCCAGACCAACGTGCCCGGCGTGTTCGTCGCCGGTGACGCCGGCCGCGGCCAGTCCCTCATCGTCTGGGCCATCGCGGAGGGCCGCTCGGCCGCCCGTGGTTGCGACCGCTTCCTCACGGGCGCGAGCGACCTGCCGGCCCCGATCCGCCCGACGGACCGCGCACTGATGGTCTGA
- a CDS encoding SDR family oxidoreductase produces the protein MKNVEGPAYVPGHGLLSGRTAVITAAAGAGIGGATARRFLEEGARVLISDAHARRLKEHEARLAAEFGEASVAAVPCDVTDEAQVRTLFDTAVRLHGRLDVVVNNAGLGGTSTLVDMTDEQWSRVLDVTLSGTFRCTRAALRLMRETGGVIVNNASVVGWRAQAGQAHYAAAKAGVMALTRCAAMEAAEYGVRVNAVSPSLAMHPHLAKVTTPELLEELTSREAFGRYAQPWEVANVIVFLASGYSSYLTGEVVSVSSQHP, from the coding sequence ATGAAGAACGTCGAGGGCCCGGCGTACGTTCCCGGGCACGGGCTGCTCAGCGGGCGCACCGCCGTCATCACCGCGGCCGCCGGTGCGGGCATCGGCGGGGCGACCGCGCGGCGCTTCCTCGAGGAGGGCGCGCGCGTGCTGATCAGCGACGCGCACGCGCGACGGCTCAAGGAGCACGAGGCCCGACTCGCCGCGGAGTTCGGGGAGGCGTCCGTGGCGGCGGTGCCGTGCGACGTGACCGACGAGGCGCAGGTGCGGACCCTCTTCGACACGGCCGTCCGGCTGCACGGACGGCTCGACGTCGTCGTCAACAACGCCGGCCTGGGCGGGACGTCCACACTCGTCGACATGACCGACGAGCAGTGGTCCCGCGTGCTGGACGTGACGCTGAGCGGCACGTTCCGGTGCACCCGGGCGGCGCTGCGTCTCATGCGCGAGACGGGTGGCGTGATCGTGAACAACGCCTCCGTGGTCGGCTGGCGCGCCCAGGCCGGGCAGGCGCACTACGCCGCCGCGAAGGCGGGCGTGATGGCGCTGACGCGGTGCGCGGCGATGGAGGCGGCCGAGTACGGCGTGCGGGTCAACGCCGTGTCGCCGAGCCTCGCGATGCATCCGCACCTGGCGAAGGTGACGACTCCGGAGCTGCTGGAGGAGCTGACCTCGCGCGAGGCCTTCGGGCGGTACGCCCAGCCCTGGGAGGTGGCCAACGTGATCGTGTTCCTGGCGTCGGGCTACTCCTCGTACCTCACGGGCGAGGTCGTCTCCGTCAGCAGCCAGCACCCCTGA
- a CDS encoding rhomboid family intramembrane serine protease, which translates to MEPESTTPSEPAVTTCYRHPRVESYVSCTRCERFICPDCMREAAVGHQCVECVKEGARSIRQARTVVGGRVSATPMVTYVLIGLNVLAYLGELVRPAIVDRLEMLGAALTGPDGALYQWQASYPDGYHPTGVVDGEWYRLLTGAFLHSPPTEGTFGILHIVMNMVALWNLGRVVETQLGRVRYIALYLLSALGGSVLAMLIAPTTATVGASGAIFGVGAAYYVMARRLGADMNAVNRFMAGLLLWLLISAGVTSWQGHLGGLLAGGVVTLAYAYAPQDRRRSLVQAGVCVALPALLLLCVWGKVTELTG; encoded by the coding sequence GTGGAACCCGAGTCCACCACGCCTTCCGAACCAGCGGTCACCACCTGCTACCGCCACCCCAGGGTGGAGTCCTACGTCAGCTGCACCCGCTGCGAACGGTTCATCTGCCCGGACTGCATGCGGGAGGCGGCCGTCGGTCACCAGTGCGTGGAGTGCGTGAAGGAGGGCGCGCGGTCCATACGGCAGGCCCGTACGGTCGTCGGCGGCCGGGTCTCGGCGACGCCGATGGTGACGTACGTGCTGATCGGCCTCAACGTCCTCGCCTACCTGGGCGAGTTGGTGCGCCCGGCGATCGTGGACCGGCTGGAGATGCTGGGCGCGGCACTCACCGGTCCGGACGGCGCGCTGTACCAGTGGCAGGCGTCGTACCCGGACGGATACCACCCCACGGGCGTGGTCGACGGGGAGTGGTACCGGCTGCTGACCGGGGCGTTCCTGCACTCGCCGCCCACCGAGGGGACCTTCGGGATCCTGCACATCGTGATGAACATGGTGGCGCTGTGGAACCTGGGGCGGGTGGTGGAGACCCAGCTCGGCCGGGTCCGGTACATCGCCCTGTATCTGCTGTCCGCACTGGGCGGTTCGGTCCTGGCCATGCTCATCGCGCCCACCACCGCCACCGTCGGCGCGTCCGGCGCGATCTTCGGCGTCGGCGCCGCCTACTACGTCATGGCCCGCCGGCTGGGCGCCGACATGAACGCCGTCAACCGCTTCATGGCGGGTCTGCTGCTGTGGCTGCTGATCTCCGCGGGCGTCACCTCGTGGCAGGGGCACCTCGGCGGTCTGCTCGCGGGCGGAGTGGTGACGCTGGCGTACGCGTACGCGCCCCAGGACCGCCGACGCTCGCTGGTCCAAGCCGGCGTGTGCGTGGCGCTGCCGGCACTGCTGCTGCTCTGCGTATGGGGCAAGGTCACCGAACTGACCGGCTGA
- a CDS encoding VWA domain-containing protein — translation MVAISLSKVQETAPALVSLYKTAGVSLTKHGLDGQRAAVYLVVDYSGSMKPYYRDGSVQALADRVLGLSAHFDDDGTVPVVFFSTDVDAVTDIALADHDGRIERIVAGLGHMGKTSYHLAMDAVIDHYLESGSTAPALVIFQTDGGPINKLAAERYLCKAAPLPLFWQFVGFGDPGSRQFEFLRKLNDLAVPDRRVVDNAGFFHAGADPRKVSDAELYDRLVGEFPKWLVAARALGIVRP, via the coding sequence ATGGTTGCGATCAGTCTGAGCAAGGTTCAGGAGACCGCCCCCGCGCTGGTCAGCCTGTACAAGACCGCAGGGGTGTCCCTCACGAAGCACGGCCTGGACGGGCAGCGGGCCGCCGTGTACCTCGTGGTCGACTACTCGGGCTCCATGAAGCCGTACTACCGCGACGGCAGCGTCCAGGCGCTCGCCGACCGGGTGCTCGGGCTGTCCGCGCACTTCGACGACGACGGCACCGTGCCGGTCGTGTTCTTCTCCACGGACGTCGACGCCGTCACCGACATCGCCCTCGCGGATCATGACGGGCGGATCGAGCGGATCGTGGCCGGTCTCGGGCACATGGGCAAGACCAGCTACCACCTGGCCATGGACGCCGTCATCGACCACTACCTCGAGAGCGGGTCCACCGCTCCCGCTCTGGTGATCTTCCAGACCGACGGCGGGCCGATCAACAAGCTCGCCGCGGAACGGTACCTGTGCAAGGCGGCGCCGCTGCCGCTGTTCTGGCAGTTCGTCGGCTTCGGCGACCCGGGCAGCCGGCAGTTCGAGTTCCTGCGCAAGCTCAACGACCTCGCCGTACCGGACAGGCGGGTCGTCGACAACGCCGGGTTCTTCCACGCGGGGGCGGATCCGCGCAAGGTGTCCGACGCCGAGTTGTACGACCGCCTGGTCGGCGAGTTCCCGAAGTGGCTGGTCGCGGCGCGGGCGCTGGGGATCGTGCGGCCGTAG
- a CDS encoding cytochrome bc complex cytochrome b subunit, protein MDGARSGNEAVRGESPGRGERLADWADGRLGIFALAKANMRKVFPDHWSFMLGEVCLYSFLILILTGIYLTLFFEPSGVEVVYNGSYEPLNGVMMTRAYESTLDISFDVRGGLLIRQIHHWAALVFVTGMLVHMMRVFFTGAFRKPREINWLFGWTLLMLGIITGLTGYSLPDDLLSGTGIRFADGAILSIPIVGTYLSFFLFGGEFPGHDIIPRLFPIHVLLLPGIMLGLVVAHLILVFYHKHTQYPGPGRDQKSVVGMPFLPVYMAKAGGFFFLVFGVLTVMGGIASINPVWAFGPYRPDLVTTGAQPDWYLGFSEGLIRVMPGWEINAWGHTLELGVLIPFSLFPLILLALGLYPFVEAWITGDRREHHILDRPRNAPVRTGLGAAWLSLYAVLLIGGGNDIVATHLHLSINAITWFVRIAVFVAPVITFFVTKRICLALQRRDRDKVLHGRETGTIKRLPHGEYVEVHEPLTQEQLFTLTQHEQNPPYEIGPLVDAGGVRRQVKVSQRVRARLARAMFGPAARITKPSVEEYKELTSGEHHH, encoded by the coding sequence ATGGACGGCGCACGATCGGGCAACGAGGCGGTTCGCGGGGAGTCTCCCGGCAGGGGCGAGAGGCTCGCCGACTGGGCCGACGGGCGGCTGGGCATCTTCGCGCTGGCCAAGGCCAACATGCGCAAGGTGTTCCCGGACCACTGGTCGTTCATGCTGGGCGAGGTCTGCCTCTACAGCTTCCTCATCCTGATCCTCACCGGCATCTACCTCACCCTGTTCTTCGAGCCGAGCGGCGTCGAGGTCGTCTACAACGGCTCGTACGAGCCGCTCAACGGCGTCATGATGACCAGGGCCTACGAGTCCACCCTCGACATCAGCTTCGATGTGCGCGGCGGGCTGCTGATCCGGCAGATCCACCACTGGGCGGCGCTGGTCTTCGTCACCGGCATGCTCGTGCACATGATGCGGGTGTTCTTCACGGGCGCCTTCCGCAAGCCCCGCGAGATCAACTGGCTGTTCGGCTGGACCCTGCTGATGCTCGGCATCATCACCGGCCTGACCGGCTACTCGCTCCCCGACGACCTGCTCTCCGGCACCGGCATCCGCTTCGCCGACGGGGCGATCCTGTCCATCCCGATCGTCGGGACGTACCTCTCCTTCTTCCTCTTCGGCGGCGAGTTCCCCGGCCACGACATCATCCCGCGGCTCTTCCCGATCCACGTCCTGCTGCTGCCCGGGATCATGCTCGGGCTGGTCGTCGCCCACCTGATCCTGGTCTTCTACCACAAGCACACCCAGTACCCCGGGCCGGGACGGGACCAGAAGAGCGTGGTCGGCATGCCCTTCCTGCCCGTGTACATGGCGAAGGCGGGCGGCTTCTTCTTCCTGGTCTTCGGCGTGCTGACGGTGATGGGCGGCATCGCCAGCATCAACCCGGTGTGGGCCTTCGGGCCGTACCGCCCGGATCTCGTGACGACGGGCGCTCAACCCGACTGGTACCTCGGCTTCTCCGAGGGCCTGATCCGGGTGATGCCGGGATGGGAGATCAACGCCTGGGGCCACACCCTGGAACTGGGCGTCCTCATCCCCTTCTCGCTGTTCCCGCTGATCCTGCTCGCCCTCGGCCTCTATCCGTTCGTCGAGGCGTGGATCACCGGTGACAGACGTGAGCACCACATTCTCGACCGCCCGCGCAACGCGCCCGTGCGCACCGGCCTCGGCGCCGCCTGGCTGAGCCTGTACGCGGTGCTGCTGATCGGTGGCGGCAACGACATCGTGGCCACCCATCTGCACCTGTCCATCAACGCGATCACCTGGTTCGTGCGGATCGCCGTCTTCGTCGCGCCGGTGATCACCTTCTTCGTCACCAAGCGGATCTGCCTGGCACTGCAGCGCCGGGACCGGGACAAGGTGCTGCACGGCAGGGAGACCGGCACCATCAAACGGCTGCCGCACGGCGAGTACGTCGAGGTCCACGAGCCCCTCACCCAGGAGCAGCTGTTCACCCTCACCCAGCACGAACAGAACCCGCCCTACGAGATCGGGCCGCTCGTCGACGCGGGCGGTGTTCGGCGGCAGGTCAAGGTCTCCCAGCGGGTGCGGGCGCGGCTGGCCAGGGCGATGTTCGGGCCCGCCGCCCGGATCACGAAGCCCTCGGTCGAGGAGTACAAGGAGCTCACCAGCGGCGAGCACCATCACTGA
- a CDS encoding acyl-CoA dehydrogenase family protein, which produces MRFLLDTEQRAFAASLDALLKASDTPSVVREWSRGEHTSGRALWSRIAEAGVFALAVPEAHEGLGPRPVELAVAFVELGRHAVPGPLVETVTAAALLTAAEPAPAKRFLPSLAAGESMATLAPEGSYALDGDAATTRFSLCPDGLRLAPGHGPVRPSLDPARRLTPLTPGGELLTPAPPLGPALTWARLATAAQALGVGLALLDRTVSYVGQRTQFGVPIGSFQAVKHRLADAKIALEFARPLVMGAALTMNPAAVAAAKVSACEAAYATARTALQLHGAIGYTAEYDLSLWLTKARALRTAWGTPDECRATVLSAFSDGARRW; this is translated from the coding sequence ATGCGCTTCCTCCTCGACACCGAGCAGCGCGCGTTCGCGGCCTCGCTGGACGCCCTGCTCAAGGCCTCCGACACGCCTTCGGTCGTACGGGAGTGGAGCCGCGGCGAGCACACGAGCGGCCGCGCGCTGTGGTCCCGGATCGCCGAGGCGGGCGTGTTCGCGCTGGCGGTACCCGAGGCACACGAAGGGCTGGGGCCCCGCCCCGTCGAGCTCGCCGTCGCGTTCGTCGAGCTGGGCCGGCATGCGGTACCGGGTCCCCTGGTGGAGACGGTCACCGCGGCCGCTCTCCTCACAGCGGCCGAACCGGCCCCCGCCAAGCGCTTCCTCCCCTCCCTCGCCGCGGGCGAGTCGATGGCGACCCTCGCGCCCGAGGGGTCGTACGCCCTGGACGGCGACGCGGCGACGACGCGCTTCTCCCTGTGCCCCGACGGCCTGCGCCTGGCCCCCGGCCACGGCCCGGTCCGCCCCTCCCTCGACCCCGCCCGCCGCCTCACCCCCCTCACCCCAGGGGGCGAGCTCCTCACCCCTGCCCCACCCCTCGGCCCCGCCCTCACCTGGGCGCGTCTCGCCACCGCCGCCCAGGCCCTCGGCGTGGGCCTCGCGCTCCTGGACCGGACGGTCTCCTACGTCGGGCAGCGCACGCAGTTCGGCGTGCCCATCGGCTCGTTCCAGGCCGTCAAGCACCGGCTGGCCGACGCGAAGATCGCGTTGGAGTTCGCGCGCCCCCTGGTCATGGGTGCCGCGCTGACGATGAACCCGGCCGCCGTGGCCGCCGCCAAGGTGAGCGCCTGCGAGGCCGCGTACGCCACGGCTCGCACGGCGCTCCAACTGCACGGCGCGATCGGCTACACGGCGGAGTACGACCTGTCGCTGTGGCTGACCAAGGCCCGCGCCCTGCGCACCGCGTGGGGCACCCCGGACGAGTGCCGCGCCACCGTACTCAGCGCCTTCAGTGATGGTGCTCGCCGCTGGTGA
- a CDS encoding TetR/AcrR family transcriptional regulator, producing the protein MPTNKKPQVTATGKRAAAAAPARRREILDTAAEVFAEQGYNATTVRKIADHAGMLAGSLYYHFDSKESMLEEILRTFLDELWGGYDAVLEAGLGPRETLEALVTESFREIDRHRAAVAIYQKESKQLVAQERFAFLADSQRRFEKAWLSTLERGVAARVFRADLDVRLTYRFVRDTVWVAASWYRPGGQHSPEEIARQYLSMVLDGIAVRT; encoded by the coding sequence GTGCCGACCAACAAGAAGCCCCAGGTGACCGCGACCGGAAAGCGCGCGGCTGCCGCCGCTCCGGCCCGCCGCCGCGAAATCCTCGACACCGCCGCCGAGGTCTTCGCCGAACAGGGCTACAACGCCACCACCGTACGCAAGATCGCTGACCACGCGGGCATGCTCGCGGGCAGCCTCTACTACCACTTCGACTCCAAGGAGTCGATGCTCGAGGAGATCCTGCGCACCTTCCTCGACGAGCTCTGGGGCGGGTACGACGCCGTTCTGGAGGCCGGGCTGGGCCCGCGCGAGACCCTCGAGGCGCTGGTCACCGAGTCGTTCCGGGAGATCGACCGGCACCGTGCCGCCGTCGCGATCTACCAGAAGGAAAGCAAGCAGCTGGTGGCGCAGGAGCGGTTCGCGTTCCTCGCCGATTCGCAGCGCAGGTTCGAGAAGGCGTGGCTGTCCACGCTGGAGCGCGGGGTCGCCGCCCGGGTCTTCCGGGCCGACCTCGACGTCCGCCTCACCTACCGGTTCGTGCGCGACACCGTGTGGGTGGCCGCGTCCTGGTACCGGCCCGGCGGACAGCACAGCCCGGAGGAGATCGCCCGGCAGTACCTGTCGATGGTGCTGGACGGGATCGCCGTACGCACATAA
- a CDS encoding YbaY family lipoprotein, whose translation MTTVSGRVLLTPDLGAFSKAVLRVRVLDVTLADAPSQELAATVQDISYDGKGTLAVPFHLSADWTPGRRVVVDAHLDRSGSGVVESGDALTVQSLPVPEEPAPVTVRLRAV comes from the coding sequence ATGACGACAGTTTCTGGACGGGTACTGCTCACTCCCGACCTGGGCGCCTTCTCGAAGGCCGTCCTCCGGGTGCGGGTCCTCGACGTGACACTCGCGGACGCGCCGTCACAGGAGCTCGCGGCAACGGTCCAGGACATCTCGTACGACGGGAAGGGCACGCTCGCCGTGCCCTTCCACCTGTCGGCCGACTGGACGCCGGGCCGGCGGGTCGTGGTGGACGCCCATCTCGACCGGTCGGGCAGCGGAGTCGTGGAGAGCGGGGACGCCCTGACCGTGCAGTCGCTGCCGGTGCCGGAGGAACCGGCTCCGGTGACCGTGCGGCTGCGCGCCGTCTGA